Genomic window (Neoarius graeffei isolate fNeoGra1 chromosome 13, fNeoGra1.pri, whole genome shotgun sequence):
ACCCGTCAGTCTGTAGGAACTTATTCTTCTATAGGTGCTATAGAAACCATTTCAAGATTTACCAAACCACAAAACCAACAAAGTGGTTACAGTTTAGGTAGATGTAGCACAAGAATTCAATACTTACGATCAAGTCCATTGATGTACCGGATTCTGATTTCACAGTGTCCCCAAACTGCACTTACTACAGGGTACAGTTTTCTGCCCTTCAGTCCTTGAAAAGCCACCCCCAAATACTGTCCATCTACAATAAAACTTAAAGTGCCCTCGTCCATGTCCAGCACCACCAGAAACGAATCCGGGACAACAAACGTCTCGTCCggctccaagaaggccgggtagGTCTTGCTGGGTTGATTTTTGCCATCGTGGTAGAGTTTGTTTCGGCCCAGGTCCCAGCCCCAGGACTCGCTGTTGTTCCCAACAAGTGCCGTGTATCCTACCGAGTGCAGAGGGGCCTCTCCGGTGGCCACACCCACTACAGCATGAGTACCGCGCTGACGCAGAGCCCAAGAGATCTCCCATACATGAAGGCCACGTGTGTAGCCGACACGACCGCGTATGGCGTCCGTACTCTGTGCCACCGGGTGTCGATGGAAAATGAGCTTGTTGTCCTCCTTGACAAAGATGTTAAGCGACCGGTCATCATTGTTCCATGAGTGCTGCACCTGCACCATAGTGGTAGCAGGTGGCATGTCCAGTAGCATGTCCAACCGTGGTGGTTTACTGTAGTCCAGAGCCTGTAGCTGCTGCCTGAGTGGACGGCTCGCGGGATCCCGCATGTCCACAGTCTTTATACCCCCTGGAACTTTTTGCCCCATGCTCTGGGTGGTTCAGATGGTGCCTGGTCTCGCCCTCCCTCCTCAAAGCTCTACAGAATGGCAAACAGCAAAGATGTCCAAGTTTCCACTCCTACCTCTGCTCCACCACAGACTTCAAGGAGTCACGATGCCTCTGGATCAAGCGGCGCCACGAAAACAGGTCGAAGAAGGCGTCAATTACCCAACCTGTgataagcaaacaacaacaaggcAAAAACAATAAATGACCTTTGCATTCAAAGTAAAAGAAACGTTAAACATGGATGCAAACTGGCTGTTCCTCTCAGCCACATGTGCAAAAATGTGTGTTAGGCAGGTGTTGTATAACCACTGTGGGTTCATAATTGTGTCAGTTGCATTCTCATTGCAAAGTCTTAAGTTTATGCACATCCGTCTCAAAAGCAATTGGGATTTTACAGACACGTTTGTATTTGGATTCTTTGGCTGGCTGCTAATAAGTAAAGAGATTCACATTCACACTCCTTTGAGACTtcacttccaaaaaaaaaaaaaataataattgcaaTGAAGGCAGCGTAGCCTCAATCGTGCTACTCATGTCCTCCTTGTGAATATTACACTACAGTTAATGCGTCTGGAGGATTTCTCACTAACATTACATCACATGATGAGGCAGTGCATACAAATCACTACTGCTTACCATATTCAGCACAGCTGCCACAAATTTTTCAACGGGGGGAGCACAAGCCATTTCCTCTTTCAAGCTTGTCTAGGCAGAAGATAACAGGAAAAACAATAACATGTCTGGCTTTAAAAATACATAATATGCAGCTGTGTTGTTTTCAGGAAAAGCCACAAGCAGCAATATTCTGTCTGGCTCCCAGACAGGCCGTGGCAGAAAAAGATGACAAAACCTCGTTATATAGGGAGTCTACATTTACCAGTGCAGGCTGCGATATCTTTATCCACTGTCCTGCTCCACACAcgaacgcgcgcgcacacacacacacacttctatgtAAAAGCAGAAAGACAAAGAGAACCAAGTTCTTCTGTGTTAAATACTGGACCACTCAAGATGCCAAGTCCTAATTGAATTGTAGACAAGAGTTCATTGATGAGCGTCTTGGTCCTTGTTCTGATACAAGTAAACAACCATTTAAAATGGGTCATGCCTCTCCAATGATGGCCCGGGGGGATTGGAGCAAGTGGCTAATTTGCAGATACAgacaagttttgtttttttttgccggCCAACCTTTAAATAGTAAAAAGTTAATTTGCAACTCAATTATTTAAAACCTTGCCTTCCACTACAGCTGTATGGaaggaaatatatatttttttaaaatttcactATATGACCTATAAAATCCAAACAAAAATGACAGCACCTGAAGTATTGTGGCTATGGGACTTGTCCGAGTAGGAGAGCAGGACACGTGGACACACGACACCATGTTGTTGTGGCACTTCAGCAGGTTTATTTTGGTACCTGAGGGCTGCGGCTCCTGCTGCTGGTCTCGTATGTGAGGAACTGATTGAAATGCACAGGACGCTATGTGGATTTGCAGGGCCCGGGGAACACTAGCAGCTTTTGTCTTAACCACCAAGACCACATTTTAATACTAATGCTAATAGGGGCTTTCCTGGAACCAAATTAAAGGGTGATGTGCCAAATTGGTGCCACTTTGCTCTATAAAGCAGTCCATTGGCCATGCCTTTAATAGAGAGTAATGGAAGTGAAGACCAACTGAGTAAAGAATGGGAGTGAAGGAAGAGTGCCAAGCCAATCAGACCAAATTATTATAATTAACAGCAGCTGCAATGAACTGCCTTTCCAAAAGTAGAGCACAAAGCTGTAGCGGGGACGGTAGCACGGACAGGTTGTAGTCACACACTCCAGGCATCTTGTGGATATCTACGAGTGTCAGACTGGGAAGGCAGATGggggaaggaggaaaaaaaaaaaaaaaaaaagagtaaacaGAAATGTCCTCCCTGGACAGACAtggtaaaatggcaagcaaacagcaCCTTTCCTTGAGTTTGGTTTACTTTTCTCAGTGGTCTAAAGTTTCTTTTACAGGACGAAAGGAGGCGTTATGCTTGCATTTTTGGTTGTAGCACCTGCTCCCATCCCCTCAAGGTTTTAACCATTTGCTAACTCAACAAGAACATAACCAATCCCCAGTGTCCCCCATCTGTGCAAACAAATTGTGATGCTTGCCATTTTCAATGACACAATGAGTCTGGTACAAGTTATAAACTCACCCAAACCACTTCAAGGGAAGTGCTTAAAGGGAAAGGGTGTGTCACTTACAGTCTCAACAGTCAACACTTCAGTTATATTTATACGAAACGAGTGTGAGTGACTGCAGCAGATAGGGAAATAACAGCCTATGCAAAAATTCATTTCAGAAGGACCTCATTGCGAACAGAAAATGGACTCCCTCAGATGGAGGTGTGTGTGAAATAAGAGTGGGGTGTATTTTTCCTCCCatcagtgtgggtttttttttccaatcaGGCGAGAACACAGCAATCATACTAGGGTGCGGACCAAAGAAACCAGTCAGAGACCGTCTGAGCAAGGTGGTCTCGGTCCACTTCCAAGTGAGCTCTGCAGTGAGAAAATGACTCGACTGAGAATCAACCCAGCTGCAGGGAGTGAATCAAACTTGCCATGTATTTTAGGTTGCAGACAGATGCAAGCTATTAGATCATCCTTTGTCTTGGTGGTGTTCTGGATATTTGGCGCAATGAACGAGAGGAAATATACCCTGGATTTCATGCACAAAAATGCTTTTACACTAGTTAATTATTCAGCAGCatgggtggtgcagtgattagcaccaCTGCCTCACAGTAAGCAGGTTCTGGGCTTGAACCTCCTGGTTGAtctgggcctttctgtatggagtttgcacgttcttgtGAGCCTGCGTGGGTTTGGTATAAATGAGTCTCTGCGTTAGCTCCATGCTAGATTAGCAACccatccaaggtgtaccctgcctctcacccaaagtcagctgggattggctccagcctaGCTGTGAGCCTCAGTAGGATGAGTGGTGTAGATAATGGCCAGCTATTTATTTAGTATCACTTCCATGTTGTTTAAAGTTCAGGTGATTTGACGACTGACCACACACAATGGAGCTTTTCAGctatagactttttttttgcatttcattCCATCATATGCCAAATAGCCAAAAAACACCCACAAAACTTTGAATTTTGCACCAACTCAAACTAATGTGTACAAGAGCTCTTAGATGACTGCAATTTTTTTTGCCTGTACGAGCATAATCAGAAGTCTTTCAGCTATactcatgagaaaaaaaaatgaataaaagcaTGTCAAGCAATTCCACCAGAGCACTTCGTTTTGCTGACTCACTTCCTTACAAGTCCAACACATCTAACCTCCCTGATCAATTAGTCTAACCACAGACTCCATGCAAGAAGCATTCTGTGAAGTGAGATGTAACGCAACACAAAACTGTGCTTAAACTCCAATTAACAACGAGGAACTTGCTGCTCCCAGTAAGCTTTATTATTatacaagccctgtgatgacctggcgacttgtccagggtgtaccccgcctttcgcccatagtcagctgggataggatccagcttgcctgcgaccctgtagaacaggataaagcggctagagataatgagatgagattattatacatatattTGTGTgaactcaactccctccctgttctgcccctcctcccccctctgtcccctgccacagattctgcccgcacaccccctgccccccccagcatctgacatgtcaccctcacagcccccccccccccccccccaaacacacaaacatatatacacacacacacacgctattagtttattgtttatactggttatttcatgtttacctgctatacctcaagtgcccttgactgtatatagcattgcctgtttgcaccgtgggtcagagaggactgaaatttcatctgtgctgtatgtcaagcatgtatagcatatttgacaaagttgacataacattaaaaaaaaaacccacaacacacCACACCCGTGCTCCAGCACATCAG
Coding sequences:
- the spsb1 gene encoding SPRY domain-containing SOCS box protein 1 → MGQKVPGGIKTVDMRDPASRPLRQQLQALDYSKPPRLDMLLDMPPATTMVQVQHSWNNDDRSLNIFVKEDNKLIFHRHPVAQSTDAIRGRVGYTRGLHVWEISWALRQRGTHAVVGVATGEAPLHSVGYTALVGNNSESWGWDLGRNKLYHDGKNQPSKTYPAFLEPDETFVVPDSFLVVLDMDEGTLSFIVDGQYLGVAFQGLKGRKLYPVVSAVWGHCEIRIRYINGLDPEPLPLMDLCRRSVRLALGRERLTEIHGLPLPASLKNYLLYQ